One Nicotiana tomentosiformis chromosome 4, ASM39032v3, whole genome shotgun sequence genomic window carries:
- the LOC138909188 gene encoding uncharacterized protein — protein sequence MGSNTVVGALFQEGTSQFRPPYFNGQHFSHWKVHMETYTMSYEIKVWRVIKKENLPIPPKKDANGQVIVSIDPLDLDDYTDEQVAVINVNAKANNLLYNAISGEEYEKISSCEKAKEMWDKLEVTYEGTNKVKETRINILVRDYELF from the coding sequence ATGGGATCTAACACTGTTGTTGGTGCACTATTTCAAGAAGGGACCTCTCAGTTTCGACCTCCTTATTTCAACGGACAACACTTTTCTCATTGGAAAGTGCATATGGAAACATACACGATGTCATATGAAATTAAAGTTTGGCGTGTGATCAAAAAGGAAAATCTTCCAATCCCACCAAAGAAGGATGCAAATGGTCAAGTCATCGTATCAATCGATCCTCTTGACTTAGATGACTACACTGATGAACAAGTTGCTGTCATAAATGTAAATGCCAAAGCAAACAATCTACTGTACAATGCTATCAGTGGAGAAGAGTATGAAAAGATATCAAGTTGTGAAAAAGCCAAAGAAATGTGGGACAAACTGGAGGTCACGTACGAAGGAACCAACAAAGTAAAAGAAACAAGGATCAATATTTTGGTTCGAGACTACGAGCTATTTTAA